Within Amycolatopsis sp. FDAARGOS 1241, the genomic segment GCGACGACAAGGTCGTGACGGGGGCGAAGAACAAGGCCACGGCCGCCGCATCTCGGGTGCTGCCCGATGAGGCGAAGGCGGCCCAGCAGGGCAAGATGATGAAACCCGGCTCGGCCGAGGAGTGACCAGGTCCCGAGCGGGCCACCCTCGGCGAGCCGAGGCCAGCGCGTGGACCCGCTCGGCGGCGCCGAGCAGCACGTCGCGCTGGCTCCACTCCAGCCGGCGAGCGGTGTCGTCGGCCACCCGGTCCAGTGCCGTGGTCTCCCGGGCGGAGGGGGTTCGCCCGCTGAGGTGGTGGTGTGTGGAGAGCACCGGAGCCACCGCCCGCTCTTTGGTGCGCGTACCGGCGTGCTCTGCACCGCGTGGCTGCCGGCGGCCAGCAGGGCTTCCTGGGCGAGGGTGTGGTCGAGGGCCGGGTCGTCGCCGACGTCCGGGACGACGATGCGCTGCAGCTGCCGGGCGGCGGAGACGGAGGTGGTTTCCGGCCCGTCCACGTGCGAAGGTGGGTCACGAAGTCCTGGAGGAAGGCCGTGATGGGCGACCAGCTGCAGCCCGGTGCGCATAAGGGCTGCGCGGCACCCGCGTCGGCTTCGGCCACGACCATGCCGGCGAGCAGCGCGTCGTCGAGAAGGCGGCGGGGCACGGGAAGCCCCCGGTGGCGCAGGGGAAGGCGACCGGTGGAGCGGCAGGCCGCAGGTCGCCGGTGAGCCAGGGTCCCGTGGACCCGGGTCGGGGCAGGTCGAGCAGCGTCCGTGCCAGGTCGGCCATCCGAACGTTGCTCGTCTGCGAGGCGCCGCGCAGCACGGCGTGGGCGACGTCGGTGTCGGGAAGCAGGTAGCGCTCGACGAGCATGCCGAGGCCTGGGCGATCACGGGACGGGTGGCGAGTTCGGCCTGGAGGTTCGAGAGACCGGGGTCGTCCTCGCGCGCCACGACGGCCGCGGTCCGCGCCGCAGCGAGGGTTTCGTGGACGTCGAGCACGTCGTCGACCCGCGCGATGCGCAACACCCGGCGGCACGGTGCCGGGATCCGCGGCGACGCGCAGGCGGCTGCCGACGCGGGCGAATTAATCCGTCACCGGCGCGCAGCATCCGGGCCGCGGCGGCGCTGAGCACCGTGACCGCGGTCAGGTCGACGATCACGTCGCCGCCGGGGTCGCGGACCTCGTGCAGTTCGGTCTCGACCGCGACGATCGCACGACCGCAGAGTTCCCCGGCCGCGGTGACGACCGGCAGCCGGTGTGCCCGGTCCTCCTCAGGGGCTTCACGGATCCGGATCAGCCGGTCCGTCGATGGGGCGCGCCACGGGTCCTCTCTCCCCGTTCGCGTCGTGTTCGGCGCAACCCTGTTGGCACTGGCTCTGGCGGGAAAAGCGGTGAACTACCCGGGGCGCGCTGCGGTCAAACGGTTTCGCGGCGGGTTCCCCGGGTAGCCGGAGGACGTGCGAATCGTGATCACCGGCGCGAGCGGGAACATCGGCACGGCTCTGCTGCGGCAGCTGCCCGAGGGCTGGGAGCTCACCGGCGTTTCGCGGCGGATCCCCGATTTGACGGCCGAGCCGTACGCCGGCGCCTCGTGGTTGCAGCTGGACGTCGGCGAACCCGGTTCCGACGAAGCTCTGGCACGCGCGTTCGACGGCGCCGACGCGGTCGTGCACCTCGCCTGGGCCATCTCGCCGGCCTGGGACGACCCGCCGATGTCGCGCACCAACGGGGACGGCACCCGGCACGTGCTCGCCGCCGCGGCGAAGGCCGCGGTCCAGCACGTCGTGTGCGCGTCGTCGGTGGCGGCCTACGGGCCGGCACCACGTGCCGAGAAGGTGCCCGAGACCTGGCCGTGCACCGGCATCCCGGCCAGCGCTTACAGCAGGGGCAAGTCCGAACTGGAGACGGTGCTCGACCTGTTCACCGCCGCGCACCCGGAGGTCGGCCTGGCCCGGATCCGCCCGTGTGCGGTGCTGCAACGGTCTGCGGCGGGGGAGTTCACGCGGTGGCTGCTGGGGCCGGTCGTCCCGCCCGGGGTGCTCGGCGGCCGGCTGCTGCCGGTGCCGCTGTGGGACGGCCTGCGCGCGCAGGCCGTCCACGCCGACGACGTGGCCCAAGCCCTGCGGCTGATCCTCGAGCGGCGCGCCACCGGCCCGTTCAACCTGGCGGCGCCGGACGTGCTCGACGCCGACGCCCTGGCCCGGTTGTTCGGCCGGCTGCGGGTGCCCATCAGGAAACCGTTCGCGCGGTTCGTCGCGCGCGTCGCGTGGACGGCGGGCCTTCAGCCCCTGCACCCGGGCTGGCTGGAATTGGCTGACCGCGCGGCGCTCGTGGACACCACGCGCGCCGAGGTGGTCCTGGACTGGCAGCCCCGGCACACCACGGCGGCGACGCTCGCGGAACTCGTCGCCGGCCTCCGGGAGCACGCCGCGGGCGCGTCGCCACCCCTGGCCCGCGCCCGCACCGGCGCGCGATCGCGGCTGCGGGGGGTCACGCGCATGCGCCCGACGCACCAGTCGCAGGCCTGAGGAGGCGCGGTGGAGACCGTCGACGCGATCGTGGTCGGAGCCGGCCACAACGGCCTGGTCGCCGCGAACCTCCTGGCGGACGCCGGGTGGGACGTGCTGGTCCTGGAAGCCACCGACACGCCGGGCGGCGCAGTGCGCACCGCCGAGGTGACCGCCCCCGGTTTCCGCAACGACCTGTGCAGCGCTTTCTTCCCGATGTCGGCCGCGTCGCCGATCATGCGCGGGCTGCGGCTGGAAGAGCACGGCTTGCGCTGGCGGCACGCGCCGGACGTCCTCGCCCACGTGCTGCCGGACAACCGGTGCGCGGTGCTGTCGCGCGACGTCGACCGCACGGCCCGGTCGGTGGCGCGGTTCGCCCCCGGCGACGGGGACGCGTGGCGCGAGTTGTTCGCGCAGTGGCAAGGCCTGCGAGACCGGCTGCTGGACGCGCTGTTCACGCCGTTCCCACCGGTGCGGCCCGCCGTCAAGCTGCTCCGGCGCACCGGTACCGCCGACGCGGTGCGGCTCGCCCGGATGCTCACGCTGCCCGCCCGGCGGTTCACGGCCGAACGGTTCGCCGGCGAGGGCGCGCGGCTGCTGCTCGCGGGCAACGCCGCGCACAGCGATCTGTCCGTGGACAACGCGGGCAGCGCGGTTTTCGGCTGGCTGCTGGCGATGCTGGCGCAGGACGTCGGCTTCCCCGTGCCCGAAGGCGGCGCGGGCGAACTCGTCTCGGCGCTGCTGCGGCGGCTGGGCGAGCGGGGCGCGGTCCACTGTGGCCGCGAGGTGACGGAGATACTGGTGGCGAACGGGCGTGCGGCCGGCGTCCGCTGCGCCGACGGATCAGCGGTCCGGGCGCGCCGGGCGGTGCTGGCCGACGTGCCGGCACCGGCGTTGTACGGCCGGCTCGTCGCACCCGAATGGTTGCCGGCGCGGCTGCTGCGGGACCTCGACGCGTTCGAATGGGACAGCGCGACGGTGAAGGTCGATTGGGCGTTGACCGGCCCGGTGCCGTGGACGGCGCCGGAAGTGGCGGGGGCCGGGACGATCCACCTGGGCTGCGACGAAGACGGGCTCGCGGCGTTCGGCGGGGAGCTGGCGCGGGGCTGCGTGCCGAGGCGGCCGTTCCTG encodes:
- a CDS encoding NAD-dependent epimerase/dehydratase family protein, yielding MRIVITGASGNIGTALLRQLPEGWELTGVSRRIPDLTAEPYAGASWLQLDVGEPGSDEALARAFDGADAVVHLAWAISPAWDDPPMSRTNGDGTRHVLAAAAKAAVQHVVCASSVAAYGPAPRAEKVPETWPCTGIPASAYSRGKSELETVLDLFTAAHPEVGLARIRPCAVLQRSAAGEFTRWLLGPVVPPGVLGGRLLPVPLWDGLRAQAVHADDVAQALRLILERRATGPFNLAAPDVLDADALARLFGRLRVPIRKPFARFVARVAWTAGLQPLHPGWLELADRAALVDTTRAEVVLDWQPRHTTAATLAELVAGLREHAAGASPPLARARTGARSRLRGVTRMRPTHQSQA
- a CDS encoding NAD(P)/FAD-dependent oxidoreductase gives rise to the protein METVDAIVVGAGHNGLVAANLLADAGWDVLVLEATDTPGGAVRTAEVTAPGFRNDLCSAFFPMSAASPIMRGLRLEEHGLRWRHAPDVLAHVLPDNRCAVLSRDVDRTARSVARFAPGDGDAWRELFAQWQGLRDRLLDALFTPFPPVRPAVKLLRRTGTADAVRLARMLTLPARRFTAERFAGEGARLLLAGNAAHSDLSVDNAGSAVFGWLLAMLAQDVGFPVPEGGAGELVSALLRRLGERGAVHCGREVTEILVANGRAAGVRCADGSAVRARRAVLADVPAPALYGRLVAPEWLPARLLRDLDAFEWDSATVKVDWALTGPVPWTAPEVAGAGTIHLGCDEDGLAAFGGELARGCVPRRPFLLLGQMTTADPTRSPAGTEAVWAYTHVPRGSVATSSSLARQAEGLEDSIERQAPGFRDRIIARYVQGPDELAAHDPSLVGGAINGGTTAIHQQLFFRPVPSLGRADTPVDRLYLAGASAHPGGAVHGGPGANAARAALARNGALGGGYATLIRAAHRALYG